A section of the Streptomyces sp. NBC_01591 genome encodes:
- a CDS encoding class I SAM-dependent methyltransferase, whose protein sequence is MDGDHGLAAATVFDALGADYERAFAGSAAHHASLHRLLGDLKPHSRILDVGSGTGRPTARTLTEAGHEVLGVDVSPVMVELAARQVPGAAFECADIHELPLDEGSFEAVCAYFSLLQMSREDQSRLLRRLGRLLVPGGHLVVATVPLDVEDFDVVFMGHEVRATSFGPEEFTELVTAAGFSVLWEQSTLYTPEYEAAVAEPQLFLHCRRA, encoded by the coding sequence ATGGACGGAGACCATGGCCTCGCTGCCGCCACGGTGTTCGACGCTCTGGGTGCCGACTACGAGCGGGCGTTCGCCGGATCCGCCGCCCACCACGCCTCGTTGCACCGGCTCCTGGGCGATCTCAAACCACACAGCCGGATCCTGGACGTCGGCAGCGGAACGGGGCGACCGACCGCACGGACCCTGACCGAGGCCGGCCACGAGGTGCTGGGGGTGGATGTCTCGCCCGTCATGGTCGAACTGGCGGCCCGGCAGGTTCCCGGCGCGGCCTTCGAATGCGCCGACATTCACGAACTCCCCCTGGACGAGGGAAGTTTCGAAGCGGTCTGCGCGTACTTCTCATTACTCCAGATGTCCCGCGAGGACCAGTCCCGGCTCCTGCGGAGACTCGGGCGGCTGCTGGTTCCCGGCGGCCATCTGGTCGTGGCCACGGTGCCGCTGGACGTGGAGGACTTCGACGTCGTCTTCATGGGCCACGAGGTGCGGGCGACGAGTTTCGGCCCGGAGGAGTTCACCGAGCTGGTCACCGCGGCCGGCTTCTCGGTGCTGTGGGAGCAGAGCACCCTGTACACCCCGGAATACGAAGCGGCGGTGGCCGAGCCCCAGTTGTTCCTGCACTGCCGACGGGCCTGA
- a CDS encoding DUF2510 domain-containing protein, giving the protein MSPPGWHPDPGYTGIGPVHERWWDGTRWTDHLRVPPAVVRRRRMRIGLGITAGVVVLAAIGGSLFLLSDQSGDENERAATAPSTAPSEAPGRGPGAPGGGGESGAPEQQMPQTEDGYATDLTSGISLPVPDGWKGSSGIAGAGVTTGEYPCPGDTSEQCVRGGVFSMPAKGLKLDTTTAKATAVKDISANATDSYGEKIYGGITSHEELESEPVTVAGEQGYVVRWKVVTKSGDDGYVQSLAFPSPRSKDMLIVVRSGFDINAKAPALSVMDDITEGIKAASGAGSDPGTTA; this is encoded by the coding sequence ATGAGCCCGCCCGGCTGGCACCCAGACCCCGGGTATACAGGAATCGGCCCCGTCCACGAGCGCTGGTGGGACGGCACCCGGTGGACCGACCACCTCCGCGTGCCGCCCGCCGTGGTCCGGCGTCGCCGGATGCGCATCGGACTGGGCATCACCGCCGGAGTGGTGGTCCTGGCCGCCATCGGGGGCAGCCTGTTCCTGCTGTCGGACCAGTCCGGCGACGAGAACGAGCGCGCGGCCACGGCTCCGTCCACCGCACCGTCGGAGGCTCCCGGCCGCGGGCCGGGCGCACCGGGAGGCGGCGGTGAGAGCGGGGCCCCCGAGCAGCAGATGCCGCAGACCGAGGACGGCTACGCCACGGACCTGACCAGCGGGATCAGCCTGCCGGTGCCCGACGGCTGGAAGGGCAGCTCCGGGATCGCCGGCGCGGGAGTGACCACGGGTGAGTACCCGTGTCCCGGCGACACGTCCGAGCAGTGCGTGCGCGGCGGGGTGTTCTCCATGCCCGCGAAGGGCCTGAAGCTCGACACCACGACAGCGAAGGCCACGGCGGTGAAGGACATCTCCGCCAATGCCACGGACTCCTACGGCGAGAAGATCTACGGCGGCATCACCTCGCACGAGGAACTCGAGTCCGAGCCGGTCACCGTGGCCGGCGAACAGGGCTACGTGGTGCGCTGGAAGGTGGTGACGAAGAGCGGTGACGACGGGTACGTCCAGTCGTTGGCCTTCCCGTCGCCCCGCTCGAAGGACATGCTGATCGTGGTCCGGTCCGGCTTCGACATCAACGCCAAGGCCCCCGCGCTCTCCGTCATGGACGACATCACCGAGGGCATCAAGGCCGCCTCGGGAGCGGGCTCCGATCCCGGCACCACCGCGTAG
- a CDS encoding crotonase/enoyl-CoA hydratase family protein, which produces MSEEPAVRIERDGAVFTVILDRPAVRNAVDGPTASQLADAFREFDADPDAAVAVLWGEGGTFCSGADLKGIGTERGNKVLADGDGPMGPTRMRLNKPVIAAVSGHAVAGGLELALWCDLRVAEEDAVFGVFCRRWGVPLVDGGTVRLPRLIGESRAMDMILTGRPVPAAEAYAMGLANRIVPPGEARRAAEQLAREIAAFPQLCLRHDRLSVREQHGLSEPEALAAEYRHGLAPLTAGETQAGAERFGGGAGRHGSFDE; this is translated from the coding sequence ATGAGCGAAGAACCAGCCGTGCGGATCGAGCGCGACGGCGCTGTGTTCACGGTGATCCTGGACCGGCCCGCGGTCCGCAACGCCGTGGACGGACCGACCGCTTCCCAACTGGCGGATGCCTTCCGTGAGTTCGATGCCGATCCTGACGCGGCGGTCGCCGTGCTGTGGGGCGAGGGCGGTACGTTCTGTTCGGGTGCCGACCTGAAGGGCATCGGCACGGAGCGGGGCAACAAGGTCCTGGCCGACGGCGACGGGCCGATGGGGCCGACCCGCATGCGCCTGAACAAGCCCGTCATCGCGGCGGTCTCCGGTCATGCGGTGGCCGGGGGGTTGGAGCTGGCCCTCTGGTGCGATCTCCGGGTGGCCGAGGAGGACGCGGTGTTCGGGGTGTTCTGCCGCCGCTGGGGCGTGCCGCTGGTGGACGGCGGAACGGTGCGGCTGCCGCGTCTGATCGGTGAGAGCCGGGCCATGGACATGATCCTCACCGGGCGGCCCGTCCCGGCCGCCGAGGCGTACGCCATGGGGCTCGCCAACCGGATCGTGCCGCCCGGCGAGGCCCGGAGGGCGGCGGAGCAACTCGCCCGTGAAATCGCCGCGTTCCCACAACTGTGTCTGCGCCACGACCGCCTGTCGGTGCGCGAGCAGCACGGTCTGAGCGAGCCGGAGGCGCTGGCCGCGGAGTACCGGCACGGTCTGGCGCCGCTGACCGCGGGGGAGACGCAGGCCGGGGCCGAACGATTCGGGGGTGGTGCGGGCCGCCACGGATCCTTCGACGAGTGA
- a CDS encoding S66 family peptidase → MSTNQYPAQPRPGDRVAVLSPSSGLPGILPLPHELGLRRLREEFGLEPVEYPATRKMGSTPQERAADIHAAFADPDIKAVISSIGGDDQITVLPHLDRDLLRANPKPFFGYSDNTNLLVFLENLGIVAYHGGTVMVEMGRPGAMHPLTADSLRAALFTRGAFELTPSKETNGANGRWEEPSTFDSEPEMRPCNGWIWHNAEGRSVKGASWGGELEILSWLLMADREIRPVDTYAGRVLFLETSEEMPSADDVYRILRNMGERGLLAQFPALLMGRAKNWSFEQPLDVEAGERFREGQRQAVLRALSEYAPEAMAVLDVDLGHTDPQLIIPFGGQIEVDGVGRRIVVTY, encoded by the coding sequence ATGTCGACCAACCAATACCCCGCCCAGCCCCGGCCCGGTGACCGTGTCGCCGTGCTGTCCCCCTCCTCCGGCCTCCCTGGCATCCTGCCCCTGCCCCATGAGCTGGGACTGCGCAGGCTCCGCGAGGAATTCGGGCTCGAACCGGTGGAGTACCCGGCGACGCGGAAGATGGGCTCCACCCCGCAGGAACGGGCCGCCGACATCCACGCGGCGTTCGCCGACCCCGACATCAAGGCCGTGATCTCCAGCATCGGCGGCGACGACCAGATCACCGTGTTGCCGCACCTGGACCGCGACCTCCTGCGCGCCAACCCCAAGCCCTTCTTCGGATACAGCGACAACACCAACCTGCTGGTGTTCCTCGAAAACCTGGGCATCGTCGCCTACCACGGCGGCACCGTGATGGTCGAGATGGGACGTCCCGGCGCGATGCACCCGCTGACCGCCGACTCCCTGCGGGCCGCGCTCTTCACCCGCGGCGCCTTCGAACTCACCCCGTCCAAGGAGACCAACGGGGCGAACGGCCGGTGGGAGGAGCCGAGTACCTTCGACTCCGAACCCGAGATGCGGCCCTGCAACGGCTGGATATGGCACAACGCCGAGGGCCGGTCCGTGAAGGGCGCGAGCTGGGGCGGAGAACTGGAAATCCTGTCCTGGCTGCTGATGGCCGACCGCGAGATCCGGCCGGTGGACACCTACGCGGGGCGGGTTCTGTTCCTCGAAACGTCCGAGGAGATGCCGTCGGCCGACGACGTCTACCGGATCCTGCGGAACATGGGGGAGCGGGGTCTGCTCGCGCAGTTCCCCGCCCTCCTCATGGGCCGGGCCAAGAACTGGTCGTTCGAGCAGCCGCTCGACGTCGAGGCGGGGGAGCGGTTCCGTGAGGGACAACGGCAGGCGGTCCTGCGGGCGTTGAGCGAGTACGCCCCCGAGGCCATGGCCGTACTCGACGTCGACCTCGGTCACACCGACCCGCAGCTGATCATTCCGTTCGGTGGGCAGATCGAGGTGGACGGCGTGGGCCGCCGCATCGTCGTCACCTACTGA
- a CDS encoding FadR/GntR family transcriptional regulator, whose protein sequence is MPVEWQPVRQSRTHELVLQSIEERVFAGELRAGDRLPPERELAPVLGVSRSALREALRVLETIGVLVAQPGRGPDAGARIVRNPDDALGRLLRLHFALGSYSLEDVLEARVVLERSSFEAAARHASPEDLDEAEALVVRMGEPDVGVPEFNDLDTRFHVHIARSSGNELTSTLTSAVRESVRPLILRALEAAEDWPATAASLNAEHTELLRLVRAGKGANAADLVEKHIRSLHGTLVDETSDRVRGDS, encoded by the coding sequence ATGCCCGTCGAATGGCAACCCGTACGGCAGTCCCGTACGCATGAGCTCGTGCTCCAGAGCATCGAGGAGCGGGTGTTCGCCGGTGAGCTCCGGGCGGGCGACCGGCTGCCGCCCGAGCGCGAACTCGCGCCGGTGCTCGGGGTCAGCCGGTCTGCGCTGCGCGAGGCGCTGAGGGTGCTGGAGACCATCGGGGTGCTGGTCGCGCAGCCGGGGCGGGGGCCGGATGCCGGGGCGCGGATCGTGCGCAATCCCGACGACGCGCTCGGGCGGCTGCTGCGACTGCATTTCGCGCTGGGCAGCTACAGCCTGGAGGACGTCCTGGAGGCGCGCGTCGTGCTGGAGAGGTCCAGTTTCGAGGCGGCAGCGCGTCATGCCTCCCCGGAGGACCTCGACGAGGCGGAGGCGCTGGTCGTACGCATGGGGGAGCCGGATGTAGGGGTGCCGGAGTTCAACGATCTGGACACCCGGTTCCATGTGCACATCGCCCGCAGCTCCGGCAATGAACTGACCTCCACGCTCACCTCCGCCGTCCGTGAGTCGGTGCGACCGCTGATCCTGCGGGCGCTGGAGGCGGCGGAGGACTGGCCGGCCACGGCCGCCTCGCTCAACGCGGAGCACACCGAGCTGCTGAGGCTGGTGCGCGCGGGCAAGGGCGCGAACGCCGCCGACCTGGTCGAGAAGCACATCCGCAGCCTCCACGGCACGCTGGTCGACGAGACGTCCGACCGGGTGCGAGGGGATTCCTGA
- a CDS encoding (Fe-S)-binding protein yields the protein MRIGLFATCLGDTLFPEAVKSTAVLLARLGHDVVFPPGQTCCGQMHVNTGYQRDPVPLVRNFADQFGDASIEAVVMPSGSCAGSVRHQHEIVAERYGDAALRAGVATVKAKTYELSEFLVDILDVDDVGAYFPHRVTYHPTCHSLRMLRVGDKPLKLLRAVDSIDLVELPEADSCCGFGGTFAVKNAETSTAMLQDKMRNIATTGAGVCTAGDSSCLMHIGGGLSRIKSGTRTLHLAQILSATRTSPYVPTEAVR from the coding sequence ATGCGCATCGGACTCTTCGCCACCTGTCTGGGAGACACGCTCTTCCCCGAGGCGGTGAAATCGACCGCGGTCCTGCTCGCCCGCCTGGGCCACGACGTGGTGTTCCCGCCGGGGCAGACCTGCTGCGGTCAGATGCACGTCAACACCGGCTATCAGCGCGACCCCGTGCCCCTGGTGCGGAACTTCGCCGACCAGTTCGGCGACGCCTCGATCGAAGCCGTCGTCATGCCGTCCGGATCGTGCGCGGGCTCGGTCCGTCACCAGCACGAGATCGTCGCCGAACGGTACGGGGACGCGGCGCTGCGCGCGGGCGTCGCCACCGTCAAGGCCAAGACGTACGAGCTGTCGGAGTTCCTCGTGGACATCCTGGACGTGGACGACGTCGGCGCGTACTTCCCGCACCGAGTGACGTATCACCCCACCTGTCACTCCCTGCGCATGCTCCGCGTCGGCGACAAGCCCCTGAAGCTGCTCCGTGCCGTCGACTCCATCGACCTCGTCGAGCTCCCCGAAGCCGACTCCTGCTGCGGATTCGGCGGCACCTTCGCCGTCAAGAACGCGGAGACGTCGACCGCGATGCTCCAGGACAAGATGCGCAACATCGCCACCACCGGGGCCGGTGTCTGCACCGCCGGCGACTCGTCCTGCCTGATGCACATCGGCGGCGGGCTCTCCCGCATCAAGTCGGGCACCCGCACCCTGCACCTCGCGCAGATCCTCTCCGCCACCCGCACCTCGCCGTACGTCCCCACGGAGGCCGTCCGATGA
- a CDS encoding lactate utilization protein B, which translates to MSSTFLGMPATPPRSPYGTGNLRGDRKFPKAAHDELRNEQLRRNLGRATRTIRAKRLNVTGELPDWEALREAGSAIKTDTMNRLPELLEQLERKVTERGGTVHWARDGVEANEIVARLVRATGSSDVIKVKSMATQEIGLNEHLESVGITPYETDLAELIVQLAHDKPSHILVPAIHRNRDEIRQIFLKEIPGVDPRLDNVPAHLAAAARAYLREKFMTTKVAVSGANFGIAETGTLAVVESEGNGRMCLTMPDTLITVMGIEKVLPRYQDLEVFLQLLPRSSTGERMNPYTSMWTGVTPGDGPQDFHLVLLDNGRTAALADRIGREALNCIRCSACLNVCPVYERAGGHAYGSTYPGPIGAVLTPQLAGMHAAKDDPNSSLPYASSLCGACFDACPVKIDIPSLLVELRHQNTEQSGTTAEKLAMKAAATVMKHPKLFTAAQKGAGIGRVIGGRDGKISHLPPPFNGWSESRDTEAPPKQTFRSWLASAEGAATMRAAAGEHEENRKKTKEEEK; encoded by the coding sequence ATGAGCAGCACCTTCCTCGGCATGCCCGCGACCCCGCCCCGTTCCCCGTACGGAACGGGCAATCTGCGCGGCGACCGTAAGTTCCCCAAGGCCGCCCACGACGAGCTCCGCAATGAACAACTGCGCCGCAACCTCGGCCGGGCCACCCGCACCATCCGCGCCAAACGCCTCAACGTCACTGGCGAACTACCGGACTGGGAAGCACTGCGCGAGGCGGGTTCCGCCATCAAGACCGACACCATGAACCGGCTCCCCGAACTCCTGGAGCAGCTGGAGCGGAAGGTCACCGAGCGCGGCGGAACCGTGCACTGGGCGCGGGACGGCGTCGAGGCCAACGAGATCGTCGCCCGGCTGGTCAGGGCGACGGGCAGCAGCGACGTCATCAAGGTCAAGTCGATGGCCACCCAGGAGATCGGCCTCAACGAGCACCTCGAATCGGTTGGCATCACCCCGTACGAGACGGACCTCGCCGAACTGATCGTCCAGCTCGCGCACGACAAGCCGTCGCACATCCTGGTGCCCGCGATCCACCGCAACCGCGACGAGATCCGGCAGATCTTCCTCAAGGAGATCCCGGGCGTCGACCCGCGCCTGGACAACGTACCCGCGCATCTCGCCGCCGCGGCCCGCGCCTACCTGCGCGAGAAGTTCATGACGACCAAGGTGGCGGTCTCCGGCGCCAACTTCGGTATCGCCGAGACCGGGACCCTCGCCGTCGTGGAGTCCGAGGGCAACGGCCGCATGTGTCTGACGATGCCCGACACCCTGATCACCGTCATGGGCATCGAGAAGGTGCTGCCGCGCTACCAGGACCTTGAAGTGTTCCTGCAGCTGCTGCCGCGCTCCTCCACCGGCGAGCGGATGAACCCGTACACCTCGATGTGGACCGGTGTGACGCCGGGCGACGGACCGCAGGACTTCCATCTGGTCCTGCTCGACAACGGACGCACCGCGGCGCTCGCCGACCGGATCGGGCGCGAGGCCCTCAACTGCATCCGCTGTTCGGCCTGCCTCAATGTCTGCCCGGTGTACGAACGGGCCGGCGGCCACGCATACGGATCGACGTACCCCGGACCGATCGGCGCGGTCCTCACCCCGCAGCTCGCCGGGATGCACGCGGCAAAGGACGACCCCAACAGCTCGCTGCCGTACGCCTCCAGCCTCTGCGGCGCCTGCTTCGACGCCTGCCCCGTCAAGATCGACATTCCGTCGCTCCTGGTCGAACTGCGCCACCAGAACACCGAGCAGTCCGGTACGACGGCGGAGAAGCTTGCCATGAAGGCCGCGGCCACCGTCATGAAGCACCCGAAGCTCTTCACGGCCGCGCAGAAGGGTGCGGGGATCGGCCGCGTCATCGGCGGGCGGGACGGCAAGATCTCGCACCTGCCCCCGCCGTTCAACGGCTGGAGCGAGAGCCGGGACACCGAAGCGCCGCCGAAGCAGACCTTCCGCTCCTGGCTGGCATCGGCCGAGGGCGCCGCGACGATGCGCGCCGCCGCGGGCGAGCACGAGGAGAACCGGAAGAAGACGAAGGAGGAGGAGAAATGA
- a CDS encoding LutC/YkgG family protein, which produces MTTARETVLGRIKDALSLAPTPDMTVPRAYRTGRTLPDDERLALFTDRLVDYKATVHTCTADRTAQVVAEVLRERGARRIGVPAGLDPQWLDAYDGEVQQDSGDIPAPRLDALDGVLTASAVSCAETGTIFLDGSPDQGRRALSLVPDLHVCVVDLSTVEAGVPEAVARLVPQRPTTLISGPSATSDIELERVEGVHGPRTLAVVIRTDA; this is translated from the coding sequence ATGACGACCGCTCGCGAAACGGTGCTGGGCAGGATCAAGGACGCCCTCTCCCTCGCCCCCACCCCCGACATGACCGTCCCGCGTGCCTACCGCACCGGCCGCACCCTCCCCGACGACGAACGCCTGGCCCTCTTCACCGACCGGCTCGTCGACTACAAGGCGACCGTCCACACCTGCACCGCCGACCGCACGGCGCAGGTCGTCGCCGAGGTGCTCCGGGAGCGCGGGGCGCGGCGGATCGGTGTGCCGGCCGGACTCGACCCGCAGTGGCTCGACGCGTACGACGGCGAGGTCCAGCAGGACTCCGGCGACATCCCGGCGCCGCGGCTCGACGCCTTGGACGGGGTCCTCACCGCCTCGGCCGTCAGCTGCGCCGAGACGGGCACCATCTTCCTGGACGGCTCGCCCGACCAGGGACGGCGGGCGCTGTCCCTCGTCCCCGATCTGCACGTGTGCGTCGTCGATCTGTCGACGGTCGAGGCCGGTGTGCCGGAGGCGGTCGCGCGGCTGGTGCCGCAGCGGCCGACGACGCTGATCAGCGGCCCTTCGGCCACGTCCGACATCGAGCTGGAGCGGGTGGAGGGCGTGCACGGTCCGCGCACACTTGCCGTGGTGATCCGGACGGACGCGTAG
- a CDS encoding DUF2264 domain-containing protein, with protein sequence MTAPHPTSPIELPADDRELSAHTGYTRAHWEAAADGLLRAAWQWATPGGALLDLPGRPSASGVRSDGLEGYARTFLAAAFRVAGAEGKDPHGWLDRYADGLAAGTCTPGREDAESWPLIRDHTVFGQPMVESASVAIGLRLTRPWLWDRLDAGVQDRTEEWLRDALRHVPSPNNWYLFPYSVAGFLESVGRGDAETARAKQRALDLLEGWYRGDGWYADGDGRAFDHYNGWALHLYPVLDAHLSGDAELSAHYGARLREHLEGFSLLFGGDGAPIHFGRSLTYRFAAASSVALGAVSGHTPLTPGASRRVINGSLRYFLERGATGTDGLLNLGWHGPHEASLQNYSAPASPYWASKAFVSLLAPDGHPLWAATEEPAPSEGPDRVLALPAPGLLVQSTRADGIVRLHNHGSDHVRPHEGEAGVQDDPLYSRQSYSTVTGPTSRANAADNHLAVVVAGARSGRRVIRALGASEGDGWGWAASWHRPVFTSGSPMVPGMRVESVTVVRGRYELRVHRVLGAPDGARVEQTGWATGRDDALTSALYGLHGWESRDEVRAPQGTAYTPWAVVPRLSASAEGTVVLVALASLTAEPDATPLDAVVSAVTVDGDAVEARWAQDGATTRIGFEPVTVTHG encoded by the coding sequence ATGACCGCTCCCCACCCGACCTCTCCCATCGAACTCCCGGCGGACGATCGGGAGTTGAGCGCGCACACCGGCTACACCCGCGCGCACTGGGAGGCCGCCGCCGACGGGCTGCTCCGGGCTGCCTGGCAGTGGGCCACTCCGGGCGGCGCCCTGCTGGATCTGCCGGGACGGCCGTCCGCGTCCGGTGTGCGTTCCGACGGTCTGGAGGGTTACGCGCGCACCTTCCTCGCCGCCGCCTTCCGGGTGGCGGGCGCGGAGGGCAAGGACCCGCACGGCTGGCTCGACCGGTACGCCGACGGGCTCGCGGCCGGTACCTGTACCCCCGGCCGAGAGGACGCCGAGTCCTGGCCGCTGATCCGCGACCACACCGTCTTCGGCCAGCCCATGGTCGAGTCCGCTTCGGTCGCCATAGGTCTGCGGCTGACCCGGCCGTGGCTCTGGGACCGGCTGGACGCCGGGGTCCAGGACCGGACCGAGGAGTGGCTGCGCGACGCGCTGCGGCACGTCCCCTCCCCCAACAACTGGTATCTGTTCCCCTACTCCGTGGCCGGATTCCTGGAGTCCGTGGGCCGTGGCGACGCGGAGACGGCGCGGGCGAAGCAGCGGGCCCTCGATCTGCTGGAGGGCTGGTACCGGGGAGACGGCTGGTACGCGGACGGCGACGGCCGGGCCTTCGACCACTACAACGGCTGGGCGCTGCACCTCTACCCCGTACTGGACGCGCACCTGTCGGGTGACGCGGAGCTGTCCGCGCACTACGGCGCCCGGCTGCGCGAGCACCTGGAGGGCTTCTCGCTGCTGTTCGGCGGCGACGGTGCGCCGATCCACTTCGGCCGCTCACTGACCTACCGTTTCGCGGCCGCCTCGTCGGTGGCGCTCGGCGCCGTCAGCGGGCACACCCCGCTCACGCCCGGCGCCTCGCGGCGGGTGATCAACGGATCACTGCGCTACTTCCTGGAGCGGGGCGCGACCGGTACGGACGGGCTGCTGAACCTCGGCTGGCACGGCCCGCACGAGGCGTCGCTGCAGAACTACTCGGCGCCCGCATCCCCGTACTGGGCGTCCAAGGCCTTCGTCTCGCTGCTCGCCCCGGACGGCCATCCGCTGTGGGCCGCGACCGAGGAGCCCGCGCCGAGCGAGGGCCCCGACCGGGTTCTCGCGCTGCCCGCGCCGGGTCTGCTCGTCCAGTCCACCCGCGCGGACGGGATCGTACGGCTGCACAACCATGGCAGCGACCATGTGCGCCCGCACGAGGGCGAGGCGGGTGTGCAGGACGATCCGCTGTACAGCCGCCAGTCGTACTCCACGGTGACCGGCCCCACGTCGAGGGCGAACGCGGCGGACAACCATCTGGCCGTGGTCGTCGCCGGGGCGCGCAGCGGTCGCCGGGTCATCCGCGCGCTGGGCGCCAGTGAGGGCGACGGCTGGGGCTGGGCCGCCTCCTGGCACCGCCCGGTGTTCACGTCGGGCTCGCCGATGGTGCCCGGGATGCGGGTGGAGAGCGTCACCGTGGTGCGCGGCCGGTACGAACTGCGGGTGCACCGGGTGCTCGGCGCGCCGGACGGGGCCCGGGTGGAGCAGACGGGCTGGGCGACCGGCCGCGACGACGCCCTGACCTCCGCGCTGTACGGCCTGCACGGCTGGGAGTCCCGGGACGAGGTACGGGCCCCGCAGGGCACCGCGTACACACCCTGGGCGGTGGTGCCCCGGCTGTCCGCGTCCGCGGAGGGCACGGTGGTGCTGGTGGCGCTGGCCTCCCTGACCGCGGAGCCCGACGCGACGCCGCTCGACGCGGTGGTGAGCGCGGTGACGGTGGACGGGGACGCCGTGGAGGCCCGCTGGGCGCAGGACGGCGCGACGACACGTATCGGCTTCGAGCCGGTGACGGTCACGCACGGGTGA
- a CDS encoding hydroxyacid dehydrogenase, protein MPSTVPDTPDTPGTPTTRPRAAVAMKPAAAAALLDARSLAALGEVCDLAALPTLDDFGTDRARAVLADVEILVTGWGCPPLDAAALDAAPRLRAVVHTAGSVRGHITEACWERGIEVSSAAAANALPVAEYTVAMILLSGKRVLERAHDYRTQRRRDNWLATPDRVGNYGRTVGILSASLIGRRVIELLRPYDLPVLLHDPYVSDAEAAALGVRSVGLAELFARSDVVSVHTPLLPATRGLVSRELLDSMRPDSVLINTARGAVVDQDALTDVLRQDRIRAILDVTDPDTLPAVHPLWECDNALITPHLAGSQGNEWQRLVDLAVGETARWAAGDGFAHPVRRERLAFLA, encoded by the coding sequence ATGCCCAGCACCGTCCCTGACACCCCCGACACCCCCGGCACACCCACCACGCGGCCACGCGCCGCCGTCGCCATGAAGCCCGCCGCCGCGGCCGCGCTCCTCGATGCCCGGTCCCTGGCCGCGCTCGGCGAGGTGTGCGATCTCGCCGCCCTGCCCACTCTCGACGACTTCGGCACCGACCGGGCCCGCGCCGTGCTGGCCGACGTCGAGATCCTGGTCACCGGCTGGGGCTGCCCGCCGCTGGACGCGGCCGCCCTGGACGCGGCGCCACGCCTGCGCGCGGTCGTCCACACCGCGGGCAGCGTCCGCGGACACATCACCGAGGCCTGCTGGGAACGCGGCATCGAGGTGTCGTCGGCAGCCGCCGCCAACGCCCTGCCGGTGGCCGAGTACACCGTCGCGATGATCCTGCTCTCCGGCAAACGAGTCCTGGAGCGGGCCCATGACTACCGGACGCAACGCCGCCGCGACAACTGGCTCGCCACCCCCGACCGGGTCGGGAACTACGGCCGCACCGTGGGCATTCTGTCCGCCTCGCTGATCGGCCGACGCGTCATCGAACTGCTGCGTCCCTACGACCTGCCCGTCCTGCTGCACGATCCATACGTCTCCGACGCGGAGGCCGCCGCGCTCGGTGTCCGGTCCGTCGGCCTCGCCGAACTGTTCGCGCGGAGCGATGTGGTGAGCGTCCACACCCCGCTGCTGCCGGCCACCCGGGGGCTCGTCAGCCGTGAACTGCTCGACTCGATGCGCCCGGACAGCGTGCTCATCAACACCGCGCGGGGCGCCGTCGTCGACCAGGACGCGCTCACCGACGTACTCCGGCAGGACCGGATCCGGGCGATCCTCGACGTCACCGATCCCGACACACTGCCCGCCGTACACCCCCTCTGGGAGTGCGACAACGCCCTGATCACCCCGCACCTCGCAGGTTCGCAGGGCAACGAGTGGCAACGACTGGTCGATCTGGCGGTCGGCGAGACCGCCCGCTGGGCCGCGGGCGACGGTTTCGCCCATCCCGTACGACGCGAAAGGCTGGCATTCCTCGCATGA